The DNA window TCTGCTCTTCCGGAAGTCGCTGCGGCTCGGCCTGATCACCGCGGCGCTCGCGGTGACCACGCTGCAGGGCTTCGGCTTCGCGCAGTTCGGTCCGGTCGGGGAACTCCAGCCGACCAAGTTCGGCGGCGGGGCCGACCGCGACGCGCTGGTCGCCGAGTGGACGGCGCGGTTCGGCCCGGGCGACTACACCCCGCCGGTGCTGTCCAACGTCGGCCTCGGCTTCATGATCCTCATCGGCTTCACGCTGGGCTGCGTCTGGCTCCTGCTGCCGCTGCTCTGGCGCGACTGGATCATCCGGCTGAAGTTCCCGCTCTGGCTGGTGCTGCTCGGCGTGCCGCTGCCGTTCGTCGCGGTGATCCTCGGCTGGATCGCCCGCGAGGTGGGGCGCCAGCCCTGGGTGGCGTACGGGCTGCTGCCGACCGGGCAGGCCGTCTCGCCGGTGAGCGCCGGCCTGATGCTCACCTCGCTCATCGGGTTCACCCTGCTGCTCGGCACCCTCGCCGTCACCAACTGGGTGCTGCTGGCCCGGCACGCCGCCCGGGGCGCGCACGACCCCGCGCTCGGCCGGCCGCCCGCGCCGGACACCGACCACCACCCCCACCCCGTGTTCGCCTGAGGGAGCCCGCCGTGGAACTCGTCTGGTACGCCCTGCTCGGCCTCTTCTTCGCCGCCTACCTCGTGCTCGGCGGCTACGACTACGGCGTCGGGCTGCTGCTGGCCCGGGGCGCCACGCCCGAGGCCCGGCGGGCCGCCCTGAACGCGGTCGGGCCGTTCTTCCTCGGCAACGAGGTCTGGCTGGTGGCCGCGGTCGGCATCCTGTTCGGCGCCTTCCCCACCCTGGAGGGCGAGTTGCTCTCCGGCCTCTATCCGGCCGTGCTCGGCGCGCTCGCCGGAGTGGTGCTCGTGACGGCCGGGGTCCAGCTCCGCAGCCGGCCGCGCGGCCGGGCGGCCCGCACCTTCTGGGACCGGGTGGTGGTGGCCGGCAGCGTGCTCGCCGCGCTCGGCTGGGGCGCGCTGCTCGGCGCGCTGCTCCAGGGCGTGCCGCCGGCCGACCACGGGCACCCCGCCGGGGTCGGCCACCTGTTCACCCCGTTCGTGGCCGCCGCCGCGCTGGCGCTGCTCGCGCTGGTCGCCGTGCACGGTGCGACCTTCCTCACGCTGCGGCTGCCGGCCGCCGACCTGCCGTCGGTCGCCCGGCTGGCCCGGGGCCTGGTGCCGGCCGCGCTCACCGCGGTCGCCGCCGCCACCGTCCTGGGCCTGCTCTCCGACCGGGTACGCGCCGCGGTGGCCCGCCCGGCGGTCGCCATACTCCTGCCGTTGGTGCTGGTGGCGGCGCTGCTGGCGGCCCGCGCCGCGCTGCGCCGGGGCCGGGCCGGGCTGGCCTTCGCGGCGACCAGCGCGGCGCTGGCCCTGCCGGTGCCGCTGGTCGGCGCGGCGCTCTGGCCCCGGGTGCTGGTCGCCACGGTCGGCCCGGAGTCCTCGCTGACCGTGGCGGACGCGGCCGCGAGCGGGCCGACGCTGGCGCTGCTGGACTGGCTGGCGCTGCCGCTCGTGCCGGTCCTACTAGGCTTTCAGGCGATGAGCTGGTGGGTGTTCCGGGGACGGACCGACGGCAGGGCACCGGTGTACTGGTGAACCGCCGCCCGTTCGACCCGCGGCTGCTGCGCCGGGTCCCCGCGGCCCGGCGCGACCTCGCCGTGCTCGCGGTGCTCGGCGGGCTGACCGCGCTGCTGGTGGTCGCGCAGGCCACCGCGCTGGCCACCCTGCTGGCCACCGCGATCGACGGGCGGCTGCACCGGCCCGCGCTGGCCGGTTTCGTGGCGGCGGTCGCGGCCCGGGCGCTGGTGAGCTGGGCGCAGGGCACGGTGGCGGCCCGGGCGGCGGCGACGGTCAAGGCGGCCCTCCGGGCCGACCTGCTGCGCGCGGTCGGCCGGCACGGCCCCACCTGGGTGGCCGGCCGGCGGGCCGGACAGCTCGCCACCCTGGCCGGGCGCGGCCTGGACGCGCTCGACCCGTACTTCACCGGCTACCTGCCGCAGCTCGTCCTGAGCGTCACCGTGCCGCTGGCCGTGCTGGCCCGGATCGTGCTCGCCGACTGGAGCTCGGCGCTGATCATCGCGCTGACCATCCCGCTCATCCCGGTCTTCGGGGCGCTGCTCGGCTGGCAGGCGCAGGCCGCCACCGAGCGGCAGTGGCGGCGGCTGTCGCTGCTCGGCGGGCACTTCCTCGACATGGTGGCCGGGCTGCCCACGCTGCGCGCGTTCGGCCGGGCCCGGGCCCAGGTCGGCGTCGTACGCCGGATGGCCGACGGGCACCGCCAGGCCACCATGAGGACCCTGCGGATCGCCTTCCTGTCGGCGCTGGTCCTCGAACTGGTCGCCACCCTCTCGGTGGCGCTGGTCGCCGTGCCGGTCGGCATCCGCCTGCTCGGCGGCGGGATCACCCTCTCCACCGCGCTGCTGGTGCTGCTGCTCACCCCGGAGGCGTACCTGCCGCTGCGGGCCGCGGGCAGCCGGTTCCACGCCAGCATGGAGGGGCTGACCGCGCTGGACGAGGCGCTCACCCTCTCCGGGACACCGGAGGCGGCCGCACCGGAAGCCGCGCGGCCGGCACCGGACGGCCGGGGCGAGATCCGCTTCGAGGGCGTGACCGTCGCGTACGAGCGCACCACCGCCCTGCGGGACGTCACGCTCACCATCCGCCCCGGCGAGCGGATCGCCGTCATCGGACCCAGCGGGGCGGGCAAGACCACACTGCTCAACCTGCTGCTCGGCTTCGTCGCCCCGACCGCCGGCCGGGTCACCGTCGACGGCGTGGACCTCGCCGGGGTCGACCTCGACGCCTGGCGGCGCGAGCTGGCCTGGGTTCCGCAGCGGGCCCACCTCTTCGCCGGCTCGCTGGCCGACAACATCCGCCTGGGCGCCCCCGACACCCCGGACGCGAGGCTGGCCGGCGCCGTCACCGACGCCGCGCTGGACGAGGTGGTCGCCGCCCTGCCCGACGGGCTCGGCACCACGCTGGGCGAGCGCGGGCACGGCCTGTCCAGCGGGCAGCGGCAGCGGGTCGCGCTGGCCCGGGCGTTCCTCCGGGACGCCCCGCTCGTGCTCCTCGACGAACCGACCGCCCGGCTGGACAGCGCCAGCGAGGCCGTCGTGCTCGCGGCCACCCGGCGGCTGGTCGCCGGGCGAACCGCGCTGCTGGTCGCGCACCGGCCCGCGCTGCTGGAGGACGCCGACCGGATCCTGCGCGTCGAGGACGGCCGGGTCACCGAGCTGAGCCGCGTACCGGCCGGGAAGGTGACGCCATGACCGACGGACCGGCCGTCCCGGAGCGTCCCGACGGCATCGGGCGGGGCAATCCGCTCCCCGGTGCGGCCGCAGACGGCGCGGGCCGGGGCGACCCGGTGTCCGGTGCAGCCGCGGGCGGCGTGGTGCCGGGGCGGCCCGACCAGCCGGTGCGGGCTGTGCCGGGCGGGGTCGCCCGGGACGGGATCACCCCCGCCGGCCGCGATCCGGGCGCGCCGGCCGCCGCCGAGGTGAACCCGGCGGAACTGCTGCCGGGCGGCCCGGCCCCAACCGTCGCCGCCGCGACGCCCGGCACCGGGGGCGGCGCGAGCGCCGAGCGGGCGGTGCTGCGGCTGGCCCGGCCCTACCTGGGCCGCCTGCTGGGCGCCGGGCTGCTCGCCGCGGCCACCGAGTTCGCCGGGCTGGCCCTGATGGCCACCGCCACCTGGCTGCTCATGAGCGCCGCCGGCCGGCCGCCGCTGGACCGGCTGACCGTGGCGATCGTCGCCGTGCGCGCCCTCGCGGTCAGCCGGGGCGTGCTCCGCTACACCGAGCGGCTGGCCGGGCACGACGCGGTGCTGCGCATGATCACCGACGTCCGGGCCCGGGTCTTCGCCACCCTGGTGGCCCGGCGCGACGCCACCGCCCAGCGCACCGGCGACGCGTTGAGCCGGCTGGTCTCCGACGTGGAGGCGGTGCAGGACCTGCTGCTGCGGGTGCTGGTACCGGGTGCGGCGGCCGCGCTGGTGAGCGTGCTGGCCGTCGGGAGCGCCGCGCTGATCTCGCTGCCGGCCGCGGGCGTGCTCGCCGTCGGGCTGCTGGTGGCCGGGGTGGCGCTGCCCGTGCTGGCCGCCGGGCTGACCCGGCGCGCCGCCGACGAGGTGGCCCCGCTGCGCGGCGCGCTCGCGGTGGACGCGGTCGACCTGACCCACGGCGCCGCCGACCTGGCCGCCTTCGGCGCGACCGGCACGGCGCTGGCCGCCGCCGAGACCCGGGCCGGCCGCCTGGCCCGGCTGGAACGCCGGCTCGCCGCGACCGGCTTCGCGGTGGACGCGGCCGGGGTGCTGGTCGGCGGGCTCACCGCCGCCGCCGTGGTGGTCGTGGCGCTGCGCGCGGGCGTCGGCGGGGTGCTGGTCGGTGTCCTGGCGGTGGGCACGCTGGCCGCCGTCGAGGTGTCCCTCGCGCTGGTCGGGGCGGCCCGGCAGCGCACCCAGCTCCGCGCCGGCCTGGCCCGGCTGGCCGACCTGCTCACCGGGGCCGGGGAGCCGGCGCCGACCGCACCCGCCGGCCCGGCGACCGGCGGGCACGACGTCCGGTTCGCCGGCGTGACCGTCCGCTACCGGGAGGGGGCCGCGCCCGCCCTGGCCGGGGTCGACCTGGACCTGCCCGCCGGCCGCCGGGTGGCCGTGGTGGGGCCGAGCGGCGCCGGCAAGAGCACCCTGGCCGCCGCGCTCACCGGCGCGGTACGCCCCGACGCCGGCCGGGTCACCGTGGACGGCGTGGACGTGTCCGACCTGGCGGACGAGGAACTCCCCCGCGTGGTCGGCGGCCTGCTCGCCGAGGCGTACGTCTTCCACGCCACGGTCCGGGAGAACCTGCTGCTCGGGCGCCCCCGCGCCGACGAGGCGGAGCTGACCGCCGCCACCCGGGCCGCCGGACTGCTGGACTGGGTACGCGCCCAGCCGGAGGGCTGGGAGACCGTGGTCGGCGAGCAGGGCGGGCAGCTCTCCGGTGGGCAGCGGCAACGGCTCGCGCTGGCCCGGGCGCTGCTGGCCACCCCGCCGGTGCTGGTGCTCGACGAGCCGACCGAGGGGCTCGACCCGGCCGCCGCGGACGCGGTGCTCGCCTCGACGCTGGCCGCCACCCCGGCCGGGCACTCCGTGCTGCTGATCAGCCACCGGCTCAGCGGCCTCGCCGGCCTGGACGAGATCGTGGTGCTCGACGCGGGCCGGGTGGTGCAGCGCGGCCGGCACGAGGAGCTGGTGGCCCGGCCGGGCTGGTACCGGGAGCAGTGGCTGCTCCAGGAGGCGGCCGAGCGCGGCTACCTGGCCCTGGCCCCCTGAGCCCGCTTTCCGGGGTTTTCCCCGACGCGGCCGGCCCGGCGCGGTGGCAGGGTGGTGCCATGCGGGGGTACGAGGACATCCGCGTCGACGAGCGGCTGCGCGAGCTGGCCGGGCAGCTGCACGGGCCGGCCCGGCTCAAGGCGGACCTGTTGACCGAGGCGCGGCACGCGCTGGAGGACGCCGTCGAGGCGTACCGGGAGAGGGGCCTGCCGGTCGCGGAGGCCGAGCGGCGGGCGGTGGCCGAGTTCGGCGCTCCGGCTCAGCTGGCTCCCGGCTACCAGGCCGAGCTGGCCGCCGGCGCGCTGCGCGGGCTGGCGCTGCGGGCGCTGGTGGTGGCCACGGTGCTCATGGCCGGCGGCGACCTGACGTGGCGGGGGGCGAGCTGGAGCGACGGCCCGCGCCCGCCGGAGGGCTACCTGTTCCTCTCCGCCTCGGTCAACGACATCTGGGCGGTGGTCGCCGGGCTGGCGCTGACCGGGCTGCTGCTCGACCTGCTCGCCGCCCGGTACGCCACACCCCGGCTGCCCCGGCTGGCCCGCGCGGTGGGCTTCGGGCTGACCGGCGGGCTGGCGGTCGGCGCGGGGGCCGGAGTGGCGCTGTTCGGCTGGTCGGTCCACCTCTGGGACGCGGCGCTCACCTGGCCCCCGATGATCATCGGAGCGGTGCTCGTCAGCGCCGCCTGGTTCGCGCTGGCCCGGGCCGCCCGCTACTGGCTGCTGAGCGCCCGCGGGCCACGGGTCGCCGGCTGACCTCCCGGCACGCCGGCTGGCCCTGGCTCAGGCCGGGGTGGCGGGCGGTTCGTCGGTGCCGAGGAAGCGGCCGACCGTGGCGCTGAACTCGCGCCATCCGGCGCGCTCCCCGGCGAGCGCCCGGCGGCCGGCGTCGGTGAGCTCGTAGGTGCGCCGCTCCCGGCCGTTGACGGTGCTCCAGGCGCTGGCCACGTAGCCGGCCCGCTCCAGGCGGCGCAGCGCCGGGTAGATGGTGCCGGTGGGCAGGTCCAGGGTGCCGCCGCTGCGGGCCCGGAGCGCCTCGATGATCGCGTAGCCGTGCAGGGCGCCCTGCTCCAGCACCGCGAGCAGCAGCGCATCCAGGTGTCCGTGCAGCGCCTGGGCCTTCATGCGTAGTAAGCCTACTTGTCTGCGGGTCGGGACGCCACCGGGGTGCGGCTCCCGGCGACGGCGGGACGCCCACTAGGGTATGTGCGCAGAGTCACTCGGCGGCCGACCGCCGCCGGGTGGGCAACCCGAAAGCACACGGAGGTCAGCGTGGCCCGCCAGTCGCCCCAACGGCCCGACGCCGACGAGCCCGAGCTCGACGACACCACCGCGTCGACCGCAGCAGACGAGGTCGAGGTCGACCGCCCGGCGGCGGACCGCGCGCTCTGGGACGAGCTGCGGATCGACCCGGTGGAGATCGCCCTGCCCGCCGGCACCGGCTTCACGCTGCGGGCGTACCGGCCGGCGCGCGAGCTGACCCCGACCGACGTCGCCGAGCGCGACGAGGACGACCCCTTCCTGGCCCGTCGCCAGGTCGTCGTGTCCGAGGACGACGAGGAGGTGGTGATCCTCGACGAGGAGTTCGCCGCCCTCGCCGCCGAGGAGGACGAGGAAGCCGACGACGAGAAGCGGCCCGGGCGCCGCCGGCGCGGCAAGGCCGAGGCGGCCGAGGACCAGGCCGACGAGGACGCCGCCGAAGACGAGGCCGAGGACGAGGCCGAGGACGAGGCCGACGAGGACGAGTCGGACGAGGACGAGGACGCCGCGGGCGACGAGGAGGTGCCCGTCTTCCTCACCCACCGCGGCAAGCTGCTGCTGTTCAAGACCCCGGAGTCGCTGGTCAGTTTCATCCGTTCCGGGGCGCCCAACGACCTGTCCCAACTGGACAGCTGGAATGAACTGTCCGAACGGGTGGAACCCGCCGACATCGCCCCGCTGGACGAGGACACCTACGAGCTCGACCTGGTAGTGGAGAATCTCCGCGGCGGCCACGACGCGTGGGACCCGACGCTGCTGATCGAGGCCGGCGAGGTCGCCCGTGACCTGGCGTACGCCCTGCGGCTACCGGCGGTGCTCGACATGCTCTCCGCGGGCTCCAGCCTGGACGACCTGGACGAGGCGCTGCGCGCTTCTGTCAACGGCGGAATCGGTGGATTCCTCGGCCGGCGCCGGCTGAAGAAAATCGGGGCACAAACCGCAAGTTTGGGTTGGCGCACCATTGTCGGCAAGATCTCTGCTGTTGTGGACTGGCGCGACTGACCCGGAGCGGGGAGCATCAGTCTCTGGCAGAGCAAGACCTGTGTCCCGGGAGGAGGACGACGCCGTGGCGCTCGTGCGCGTGTACTGCGGTCTGGCCTCGGCGGATTCCGCCGACCGGTCGGCTTCGGTCGAATCGACGCTGACGTCCGCTGTGGTCGACGACGCAGGCCGTCTGCTGCATGTCTGCGAGATCGGTGACGACCCGGCTGGCTACGCCCAGCTGGTCGCGCTGCTCGTGGAGCGGTCGGGTGGGCCGAGTGGTGCGGCCATCGCGGCCGACAGCGACGACCACACGGTCACCTCGCTGCTCAGCGCGGCGGGTCGGCCACTGGCGATCGCGGACGACGACTCGGTCGACGACTTCGCCGAGCGCTTCGCCGACGACGACTCGCTGGAGGAAATGCAGTCCCCGCCGGCCGAGCGCCGTGCGGTCGGGCTGGCCCGCGCACTCCAGGCCGGCGCGCTCTCCGCGGTGACCCTCCCGGCGCCGCGCGACCTCGCCAACTACAAGCAGGTTCTCGCCGCGCACGCGGCACTCGCCAGCGGCCGGCACTCCGCCGCGGTGGCGCTGCGGGAGGTGCTCCGCGAGCTCTACCCGGCCGCGTTGCGCGCGTACCCCGACCCGGCCGAGCCGGTCTCGCTGGCCATCCTCGACGCGCTGCCCGAGCCGGGCATGCTCGCCGGCACGGTGGCCCGGGGCCGTGAGGTCACGGTGGCGGCGGACGCCGTCGCCGCCCACCTGGCCGCCGAGGGTGTCGCGGACGCGGACACCATCAACGACGCGGTGACCGCGCTGCGGGTCGCCATCTCCGAGACGCCCCGGCGGGCCTCCGTCAACCGGGCGCTCACCGCCGCCGTCGCCGAGACCGTGCGGCAGGCGGTCGCCTCCGTCCGGGCCTGCGACGCCGGCTGCGACGCGCTGGTCGGCGCCCTCAGCGCCCGGGTCACCACGCCCGCTCCGGCGCCGGGCCGCCGGGCCGCCGCCCGCCGCGGCGAGCAGGTCGAGGAGCTGGTTCCGTCGGCCGCCGCCGGGCTGCGCCCGGTGCGCCCGGCCGAGCCCGAGCCGGTCGCCGAGCAGGCCGCGCGCCGCGGCCGTCCCGAGCCGGTCTCCGGGCTGGTGGGTCGGCGCAGCCGTCCC is part of the Micromonospora halotolerans genome and encodes:
- a CDS encoding cytochrome d ubiquinol oxidase subunit II, which produces MELVWYALLGLFFAAYLVLGGYDYGVGLLLARGATPEARRAALNAVGPFFLGNEVWLVAAVGILFGAFPTLEGELLSGLYPAVLGALAGVVLVTAGVQLRSRPRGRAARTFWDRVVVAGSVLAALGWGALLGALLQGVPPADHGHPAGVGHLFTPFVAAAALALLALVAVHGATFLTLRLPAADLPSVARLARGLVPAALTAVAAATVLGLLSDRVRAAVARPAVAILLPLVLVAALLAARAALRRGRAGLAFAATSAALALPVPLVGAALWPRVLVATVGPESSLTVADAAASGPTLALLDWLALPLVPVLLGFQAMSWWVFRGRTDGRAPVYW
- the cydD gene encoding thiol reductant ABC exporter subunit CydD: MNRRPFDPRLLRRVPAARRDLAVLAVLGGLTALLVVAQATALATLLATAIDGRLHRPALAGFVAAVAARALVSWAQGTVAARAAATVKAALRADLLRAVGRHGPTWVAGRRAGQLATLAGRGLDALDPYFTGYLPQLVLSVTVPLAVLARIVLADWSSALIIALTIPLIPVFGALLGWQAQAATERQWRRLSLLGGHFLDMVAGLPTLRAFGRARAQVGVVRRMADGHRQATMRTLRIAFLSALVLELVATLSVALVAVPVGIRLLGGGITLSTALLVLLLTPEAYLPLRAAGSRFHASMEGLTALDEALTLSGTPEAAAPEAARPAPDGRGEIRFEGVTVAYERTTALRDVTLTIRPGERIAVIGPSGAGKTTLLNLLLGFVAPTAGRVTVDGVDLAGVDLDAWRRELAWVPQRAHLFAGSLADNIRLGAPDTPDARLAGAVTDAALDEVVAALPDGLGTTLGERGHGLSSGQRQRVALARAFLRDAPLVLLDEPTARLDSASEAVVLAATRRLVAGRTALLVAHRPALLEDADRILRVEDGRVTELSRVPAGKVTP
- the cydC gene encoding thiol reductant ABC exporter subunit CydC — translated: MTDGPAVPERPDGIGRGNPLPGAAADGAGRGDPVSGAAAGGVVPGRPDQPVRAVPGGVARDGITPAGRDPGAPAAAEVNPAELLPGGPAPTVAAATPGTGGGASAERAVLRLARPYLGRLLGAGLLAAATEFAGLALMATATWLLMSAAGRPPLDRLTVAIVAVRALAVSRGVLRYTERLAGHDAVLRMITDVRARVFATLVARRDATAQRTGDALSRLVSDVEAVQDLLLRVLVPGAAAALVSVLAVGSAALISLPAAGVLAVGLLVAGVALPVLAAGLTRRAADEVAPLRGALAVDAVDLTHGAADLAAFGATGTALAAAETRAGRLARLERRLAATGFAVDAAGVLVGGLTAAAVVVVALRAGVGGVLVGVLAVGTLAAVEVSLALVGAARQRTQLRAGLARLADLLTGAGEPAPTAPAGPATGGHDVRFAGVTVRYREGAAPALAGVDLDLPAGRRVAVVGPSGAGKSTLAAALTGAVRPDAGRVTVDGVDVSDLADEELPRVVGGLLAEAYVFHATVRENLLLGRPRADEAELTAATRAAGLLDWVRAQPEGWETVVGEQGGQLSGGQRQRLALARALLATPPVLVLDEPTEGLDPAAADAVLASTLAATPAGHSVLLISHRLSGLAGLDEIVVLDAGRVVQRGRHEELVARPGWYREQWLLQEAAERGYLALAP
- a CDS encoding permease prefix domain 1-containing protein, producing the protein MRGYEDIRVDERLRELAGQLHGPARLKADLLTEARHALEDAVEAYRERGLPVAEAERRAVAEFGAPAQLAPGYQAELAAGALRGLALRALVVATVLMAGGDLTWRGASWSDGPRPPEGYLFLSASVNDIWAVVAGLALTGLLLDLLAARYATPRLPRLARAVGFGLTGGLAVGAGAGVALFGWSVHLWDAALTWPPMIIGAVLVSAAWFALARAARYWLLSARGPRVAG
- a CDS encoding PadR family transcriptional regulator, encoding MKAQALHGHLDALLLAVLEQGALHGYAIIEALRARSGGTLDLPTGTIYPALRRLERAGYVASAWSTVNGRERRTYELTDAGRRALAGERAGWREFSATVGRFLGTDEPPATPA
- a CDS encoding DNA primase, which gives rise to MARQSPQRPDADEPELDDTTASTAADEVEVDRPAADRALWDELRIDPVEIALPAGTGFTLRAYRPARELTPTDVAERDEDDPFLARRQVVVSEDDEEVVILDEEFAALAAEEDEEADDEKRPGRRRRGKAEAAEDQADEDAAEDEAEDEAEDEADEDESDEDEDAAGDEEVPVFLTHRGKLLLFKTPESLVSFIRSGAPNDLSQLDSWNELSERVEPADIAPLDEDTYELDLVVENLRGGHDAWDPTLLIEAGEVARDLAYALRLPAVLDMLSAGSSLDDLDEALRASVNGGIGGFLGRRRLKKIGAQTASLGWRTIVGKISAVVDWRD